One part of the candidate division WOR-3 bacterium genome encodes these proteins:
- a CDS encoding response regulator: MKILLVDDNFELGFTLKELLELKGFQVEYVEDGFAALDKFKENDFDLVIMDIVMPGMDGIEIFKKMRETKKNIKVIFLSGFVDEKRKEKLKNMGIKDFIEKPYNFSQIICKIEEQLSSDYKKEKEAQKF, encoded by the coding sequence ATGAAAATTCTTTTAGTAGATGATAATTTTGAATTAGGTTTCACCTTAAAAGAATTATTGGAATTGAAAGGATTTCAAGTAGAATATGTGGAAGATGGTTTTGCGGCATTAGATAAATTTAAAGAAAATGATTTTGATTTGGTAATTATGGATATTGTGATGCCGGGAATGGATGGAATAGAAATTTTTAAAAAAATGAGAGAGACAAAAAAGAATATAAAAGTTATCTTTCTTTCTGGTTTTGTTGATGAAAAGAGAAAAGAAAAATTAAAAAATATGGGAATAAAAGATTTCATAGAAAAGCCTTATAATTTCTCCCAAATTATTTGTAAAATAGAAGAACAGTTATCTTCTGATTATAAAAAAGAAAAAGAGGCTCAAAAGTTTTAA